One genomic segment of Impatiens glandulifera chromosome 6, dImpGla2.1, whole genome shotgun sequence includes these proteins:
- the LOC124942463 gene encoding rRNA-processing protein FCF1 homolog: MGKAKKKNGPKFAVMKKIVTSKAIKEHKEAVLNPNKKDLTLEKLPRNVPYISSALFFKYNTALGPPYRVLIDTNFINFSIQNKLDLEKAMMDCLYAKCTPCVTDCVMAELEKLGVKYRVALRIAKDPRFERLPCTHKGTYADDCLVDRVTQHKCYIVATCDRDLKRRIRKIPGVPIMYITQHKYSIERLPEATIGGAPRI; this comes from the exons ATGGGAAAAGCAAAGAAGAAGAATGGTCCTAAATTCGCTGTAATGAAGAAGATAGTCACTTCTAAGGCAATTAAAGA GCATAAAGAAGCTGTTTTGAATCCTAACAAGAAAGATTTGACACTTGAAAAGCTTCCTAGAAACGT ACCCTATATTTCATCTGCTCTTTTCTTCAAGTATAACACTGCTTTAGGACCACCTTATCGTGTTCTGATTGATaccaattttattaatttctccaTTCAGAATAAA TTGGATTTGGAGAAAGCAATGATGGATTGCTTGTATGCAAAGT GCACTCCTTGTGTAACAGACTGTGTGATGGCTGAGCTTGAGAAGTTAGGTGTGAAGTATCGAGTTGCTTTGAG GATAGCGAAGGATCCTCGGTTTGAAAGACTTCCTTGCACACACAAAGGAACATATGCTGATGATTGTCTCGTTGATAGAGTTACTCAA CACAAATGCTACATAGTTGCCACATGTGATAGAGATCTGAAACGAAGGATTCGCAAG ATTCCAGGTGTGCCCATCATGTATATCACACAACACAAGTATTCAATTGAGCGATTGCCCGAAGCTACAATTGGTGGAG CTCCAAGGATTTAA